One genomic window of Aquisalimonas sp. 2447 includes the following:
- a CDS encoding EAL domain-containing protein has translation MTQNHERPVLDWDRSLFEPAMESAPDAVIVTTADLTYPGPVIVYANPAFSRMTGYGRDELIGATPRMLQGPDTDPDVLRKLRAAVERRELFMGSAVNYRKDGTPYRVEWSITPVRDQRQQRDYFVSIQRPVSQQEAHLEHLDAVLESASLGFLVVHLDGRIATANPLAEQMFGYSAGELQSTTVEALVPEEARGAHIALRAAFHSAAEARPMGEGRELQAVRKDGSRFPVEIGLSPVHVGGVPHTLVSVADTTTRQEAECQVRRHSEEHAALVSFAQWALEDPGLDQLNARAAGVTASTFGFDGAMVLELPASGSQINVVASAGHVSQAIPSTVELSAELRERIAGAGDLSDQPVTPSHVVSQTEAFGLPEESGALICVPITDGAQSFGFLCGLVREPSSVDAHNLQPLQTLTHLLASAKRRARDRERMAKSDYLQVITGRVAHIGGWTVDLTEGALTWSDEVAAIHDLPPGTTITVDEAITFYAPEDRPRIRAAVEECIKSGRPYDEVLEIITAAGRRRTVRTTGEAVIGEDGAVTEIRGAFQDITEQRRVEQRLHETEEYFEHLAEAMPGIIWSAQSDGVLDYANRRLVAQTGITDERLRRGEWIEAVHPDDRDRCLQTWREAVDNGTSYTIDFRLYDQVRDQYRWHYVSADPVHDDHGRVRKWYGSAIDVHERKELEEELVRVAGRVTRTLESITDGFYTVDAQWTFTYFNAEAERLLHQPRHQVLGRNLWEMFPAVMGTALEHEYRAAMTDQTARRFEYYYPAGKTWFEVHAYPSDDGLTVYFRDVTASKQAEAEVHFLAYFDPLTELPNRQLLSKCLQDCVENASPPEAFGALILIDVDDFKSLNDTRGHDFGDKLLQAFAARLREMGDRFTMAGRMGGDEFAVILTGVGSTEPHSTPVVEATAKELRDRLMKPFTIDGAQYLRTSSLGLALFAPGRDHLADVLKRADLALHRAKQQGRGAVSLFDPSLQSWADRRAWIERRIPAALKAGSFVPYYQPIMNAGGECVGAEALVRWHDPEWGILSPGEFIPVAEEVGLIHAIGKAVLRSACEQLAAWSGTDALALMTMSVNVSVRQFREAGFVEDVEHIVRETGVDPSRLKLEVTESLLDQNVEETLTQMNRLQRLGISFALDDFGTGYSSLAYLRRMPLRMLKIDQTFVRDMLADESNVAIVQTVVALAGSLGLEVVAEGVETQAVRDALVRQGCETFQGYFFSPALSAEEFEAFARENAS, from the coding sequence ATGACACAGAACCATGAGCGGCCCGTTCTGGACTGGGATCGCTCGCTTTTCGAACCTGCCATGGAATCCGCCCCCGATGCGGTGATTGTCACGACCGCAGACCTGACCTACCCCGGTCCCGTTATCGTGTACGCGAATCCGGCCTTTTCCCGCATGACCGGCTACGGGCGGGATGAGCTCATCGGCGCCACGCCGCGCATGCTCCAGGGGCCGGACACTGACCCGGACGTCCTGCGAAAACTGCGTGCAGCGGTCGAGCGCCGGGAGCTGTTCATGGGCTCGGCGGTCAACTACCGCAAGGACGGCACGCCCTACCGCGTGGAGTGGAGCATCACGCCCGTGCGTGACCAGCGCCAGCAGCGGGATTACTTCGTCTCGATTCAACGCCCGGTCAGCCAGCAGGAGGCTCATCTCGAACACCTCGATGCCGTCCTGGAGTCCGCGTCGCTGGGTTTCCTTGTCGTCCATCTGGACGGCCGGATTGCCACCGCTAATCCGCTGGCGGAGCAGATGTTCGGGTACTCAGCGGGGGAACTCCAGAGCACGACTGTGGAGGCGCTGGTTCCCGAGGAGGCGCGCGGCGCACACATCGCATTGCGTGCGGCGTTCCATAGTGCCGCCGAAGCCCGTCCCATGGGGGAGGGGCGGGAGCTGCAGGCCGTGAGGAAGGACGGAAGCCGGTTTCCCGTGGAGATCGGCCTGAGCCCGGTGCATGTCGGCGGCGTTCCGCACACGCTGGTGTCAGTGGCCGACACAACGACGCGCCAGGAGGCGGAATGCCAGGTGCGCCGCCACTCCGAGGAGCACGCGGCTCTGGTGTCTTTCGCCCAGTGGGCGCTGGAGGATCCCGGGCTCGACCAGTTGAATGCCCGGGCAGCCGGTGTAACCGCTTCCACGTTCGGCTTCGACGGAGCGATGGTTCTGGAGCTCCCTGCCTCCGGTTCCCAGATTAATGTTGTGGCGAGCGCCGGCCATGTGTCGCAGGCCATCCCCTCTACAGTCGAGCTTTCGGCAGAGCTGCGTGAACGGATCGCCGGCGCGGGTGATCTTTCGGATCAGCCCGTGACGCCCTCTCATGTAGTGAGTCAAACCGAGGCCTTCGGCCTGCCGGAGGAGTCCGGGGCGTTGATCTGCGTTCCCATCACGGACGGCGCACAGTCCTTCGGCTTCCTGTGTGGGCTCGTCCGTGAACCCTCTTCCGTCGACGCGCACAACCTTCAGCCACTGCAGACGCTGACGCATTTGCTGGCCTCGGCCAAACGACGGGCTCGCGACAGGGAGCGGATGGCGAAGTCCGACTACTTGCAGGTGATTACCGGGCGTGTGGCACACATCGGTGGATGGACGGTTGATCTGACCGAGGGCGCCTTGACCTGGTCCGATGAAGTCGCGGCCATCCACGATCTCCCTCCCGGAACGACGATCACCGTAGATGAGGCCATTACGTTTTATGCGCCCGAGGATCGCCCCCGAATTCGTGCGGCGGTCGAAGAGTGCATCAAAAGCGGAAGGCCTTATGACGAAGTCCTGGAAATTATAACGGCGGCGGGTCGTCGCCGGACCGTGCGCACCACCGGGGAGGCTGTCATCGGTGAAGACGGCGCGGTCACTGAGATCCGCGGAGCGTTCCAGGACATCACTGAGCAGCGACGTGTAGAACAGCGGCTGCATGAGACCGAGGAGTACTTCGAGCATCTGGCCGAGGCCATGCCGGGCATTATCTGGAGTGCACAGTCCGATGGGGTGCTGGATTATGCCAACCGCCGGCTCGTGGCGCAGACCGGGATTACCGATGAACGTCTGCGGCGGGGAGAGTGGATCGAGGCTGTCCACCCGGATGATCGTGACCGGTGCCTGCAGACCTGGCGTGAAGCCGTCGACAACGGCACCTCGTACACCATCGATTTCCGGTTGTACGACCAGGTACGGGACCAGTACCGCTGGCACTACGTCAGCGCTGATCCTGTCCACGATGACCACGGTCGTGTGCGTAAGTGGTACGGCAGCGCGATCGATGTCCACGAGCGCAAAGAACTTGAAGAGGAGCTCGTGCGGGTGGCGGGCCGTGTCACACGTACATTGGAGAGCATTACCGACGGGTTTTACACGGTCGATGCCCAGTGGACGTTCACCTATTTCAACGCGGAAGCCGAACGCCTGCTGCATCAGCCGCGTCACCAGGTTCTTGGAAGAAACCTGTGGGAAATGTTCCCGGCCGTTATGGGAACGGCGCTCGAGCATGAATATCGCGCAGCGATGACGGATCAGACCGCGCGACGGTTCGAGTATTACTATCCTGCGGGTAAAACCTGGTTCGAGGTGCATGCCTACCCGTCCGATGACGGGCTAACGGTGTATTTCCGGGATGTGACCGCGAGCAAGCAGGCCGAGGCCGAGGTGCATTTTCTTGCCTACTTCGATCCCCTCACGGAGTTGCCCAACCGCCAGTTGTTGAGCAAGTGTTTGCAGGACTGCGTGGAGAACGCATCGCCCCCCGAGGCGTTCGGTGCCCTGATTCTCATCGACGTCGATGACTTCAAGAGCCTCAACGACACCCGTGGGCACGACTTCGGTGACAAGCTGCTCCAGGCGTTTGCCGCACGGCTGCGGGAGATGGGTGATCGCTTCACCATGGCCGGCCGCATGGGTGGTGACGAGTTCGCGGTCATTCTCACAGGAGTCGGTTCGACAGAACCCCACAGCACGCCAGTAGTGGAGGCGACCGCGAAAGAGCTTCGCGACCGCTTGATGAAGCCGTTCACCATCGACGGAGCGCAATATCTGCGCACCTCCAGTCTGGGCCTTGCGCTGTTCGCGCCGGGTCGAGATCACCTTGCTGATGTCCTGAAACGGGCGGATCTGGCGCTGCACCGTGCCAAACAGCAGGGCCGCGGTGCGGTCAGCCTGTTCGATCCCTCGCTCCAGAGTTGGGCGGACCGCCGCGCCTGGATCGAACGCCGGATTCCCGCTGCGCTGAAAGCGGGCTCCTTTGTTCCCTACTATCAACCGATCATGAACGCCGGGGGTGAGTGTGTCGGGGCTGAAGCACTGGTGCGCTGGCACGATCCCGAGTGGGGCATCCTTAGCCCCGGGGAGTTCATTCCGGTTGCCGAAGAGGTCGGCCTGATTCACGCGATCGGCAAGGCGGTGTTGCGCAGCGCCTGCGAGCAACTGGCTGCTTGGTCGGGAACGGATGCCCTCGCGCTCATGACCATGTCGGTCAACGTCAGTGTGCGCCAGTTCAGGGAGGCAGGGTTTGTCGAGGACGTTGAGCATATCGTGCGGGAGACGGGTGTTGATCCCTCACGGCTGAAGCTTGAAGTCACGGAGTCCTTGCTGGATCAAAACGTCGAGGAGACCCTGACGCAGATGAACCGACTGCAGCGGCTGGGGATTTCCTTCGCGCTGGACGACTTCGGTACGGGCTATTCTTCACTGGCCTACCTCAGACGGATGCCGCTTCGCATGCTGAAGATCGACCAGACGTTCGTACGAGACATGCTCGCCGACGAGAGCAATGTAGCCATCGTCCAGACGGTCGTTGCCCTGGCGGGCAGTCTGGGGCTCGAGGTTGTCGCGGAGGGTGTCGAGACGCAGGCCGTTCGCGATGCGCTTGTCCGGCAGGGGTGTGAGACGTTCCAGGGGTACTTTTTCAGTCCTGCTCTATCTGCCGAAGAGTTCGAAGCGTTCGCCCGCGAAAACGCAAGTTGA
- a CDS encoding response regulator produces MRELKSILYVEDDEDIRQVAQLALEDVGGFRVKLCESGQQALDSVASFEPDLILLDVMMPDMDGIETFNRLHERGAINNLPVILMTAKVHPEEMAHYREMGVFDVIPKPFDPMTVSEDIQRMWERYHG; encoded by the coding sequence ATGCGCGAGCTCAAGAGCATACTCTACGTAGAGGACGATGAAGACATCCGCCAGGTCGCTCAGCTGGCGCTCGAAGACGTAGGAGGTTTCCGGGTAAAACTGTGTGAATCCGGTCAACAGGCATTGGATTCCGTGGCATCATTCGAACCCGACCTGATCCTGCTGGATGTCATGATGCCGGATATGGATGGCATTGAGACGTTCAACAGACTCCATGAGCGGGGCGCCATCAATAATTTGCCCGTGATTCTGATGACAGCCAAGGTTCACCCAGAGGAAATGGCACATTACCGGGAGATGGGCGTTTTCGACGTCATCCCCAAACCCTTTGACCCAATGACCGTATCGGAGGACATTCAGCGCATGTGGGAACGTTACCATGGCTGA
- a CDS encoding diguanylate cyclase, giving the protein MAENDHPDVLESKLSRLRAAYRSRLNDELEQINLQASAAQESNEALELITTLSHRLHKLAGSAGTFGFHQLGQRARRLERRIQAWLDGNGTDDSFDLERFKRGLTELGNLLDADDKASSGVGLESADASDDSHSPLVAVVERDSILADYLAHQLRSFGFRVHSYQNPHDFLEDTEVDAHLLLLDHRAGPSEAAALPSNHWQALLDQVSCPVIFMGGHEDFHARLEAVRAGAESYFVKPLNIPRVAARITRSIKQRDQRGERILIIDDDAQLLQHLETVLTRSGMIVQPLQDPSRLLDTTSAFQPELVLMDLQMPQVTGDELAAMLRQFDKWNNLPILFLTQEQNQRSRAQALMRGGDDFIDKPVSDEYLLKTCRNRVRRLRDMQEAISLDGLTGLLRHANIKEALDTELQSAGRSGNPLSVVMLDIDHFKHVNDTYGHALGDIVISTLGTLMAQHFRGSDRLGRYGGEEFLAVLPNCDAKAAERLINRLREDFSEIRFVDSETSFTCTLSAGIADTNAFPGLMGSQLLEQADRALYVSKESGRNCVSRATQEDSIS; this is encoded by the coding sequence ATGGCTGAAAATGATCACCCCGACGTACTGGAATCCAAACTCAGTAGGCTCAGGGCTGCCTATCGATCCAGGCTGAACGACGAGCTGGAGCAGATCAATCTTCAGGCCAGCGCAGCCCAGGAGTCGAATGAGGCGCTGGAACTCATCACAACGCTCAGCCACCGACTGCATAAGCTTGCCGGTTCAGCAGGCACCTTTGGCTTCCACCAACTCGGCCAGCGTGCCCGCAGGCTTGAGCGACGCATTCAAGCCTGGCTGGATGGCAACGGTACTGATGACAGCTTTGATCTGGAGCGATTCAAAAGAGGCCTGACCGAGCTGGGCAATCTTCTGGACGCTGATGATAAGGCCTCGTCCGGCGTTGGTCTGGAAAGTGCCGACGCCAGCGATGACTCCCATTCGCCACTGGTTGCAGTGGTGGAGCGTGACAGCATCCTTGCCGACTACCTTGCGCATCAGCTCAGAAGCTTCGGATTCCGTGTGCATAGCTACCAGAATCCGCATGATTTTCTGGAAGATACGGAGGTCGACGCGCATCTGCTGCTGCTCGACCACCGCGCCGGGCCTTCAGAGGCTGCAGCACTGCCCAGTAATCATTGGCAGGCACTGCTTGATCAGGTCTCGTGCCCGGTCATTTTTATGGGCGGCCATGAGGATTTCCATGCCCGACTGGAAGCGGTGCGCGCCGGTGCGGAGAGCTATTTTGTCAAACCACTGAACATACCAAGAGTCGCTGCACGGATAACACGGTCCATCAAACAACGGGATCAGCGCGGGGAGCGGATTCTCATCATCGATGACGACGCCCAACTGCTGCAACACCTTGAAACCGTGCTGACCCGCTCCGGAATGATTGTTCAGCCCCTGCAGGATCCATCGCGACTGCTGGATACCACCTCCGCATTCCAGCCAGAACTGGTGTTGATGGATCTACAGATGCCACAGGTCACCGGGGATGAGCTCGCCGCCATGCTCAGGCAGTTCGACAAATGGAACAATCTGCCGATCCTTTTTCTGACCCAGGAACAGAACCAGCGCAGCCGTGCGCAGGCACTGATGCGTGGCGGTGACGATTTCATCGATAAACCGGTCAGCGATGAGTATCTGCTCAAGACCTGTCGCAACCGTGTCAGAAGACTGCGGGACATGCAGGAAGCCATCTCTCTGGACGGGCTGACGGGTCTGCTCCGCCACGCCAATATCAAGGAAGCTCTGGACACTGAACTGCAGAGTGCAGGCCGAAGCGGCAATCCGCTTTCGGTAGTGATGCTCGATATCGACCATTTCAAACACGTCAATGACACATACGGGCACGCCCTGGGTGACATTGTCATCAGCACACTCGGCACACTGATGGCACAGCATTTCCGTGGCAGCGACCGGCTGGGCCGTTACGGGGGCGAAGAATTTCTGGCCGTGCTGCCCAACTGCGATGCAAAAGCGGCCGAACGGCTCATCAATCGACTCCGCGAAGATTTTTCTGAGATTCGTTTTGTTGACAGCGAAACCAGTTTCACCTGCACGCTTTCGGCAGGAATCGCAGACACGAACGCTTTTCCCGGCCTGATGGGGAGCCAGCTGCTGGAGCAGGCCGACAGGGCACTCTATGTCTCCAAGGAATCCGGACGAAACTGCGTTTCCAGAGCAACCCAAGAGGACAGCATTTCTTGA
- a CDS encoding ATP-binding protein: MKAPSEPTNETQRQRALEQTGLLDSPEDGRLDRLTQIASFSLDVPIALVTLIDGDRQWFKSCQGLGVTETGRDISFCGHVVSIDAALVVPDALQDERFADNPLVTGPPHIRLYAGMPLHDESGYPLGSLCVIDTKPRELDESQLTCLQGLAELAEMAIQRDQHVARLKTQDEVEQLLQQIPGTAYQFRLWPDGTMAFPFISRGVEKLYGITPAEGMLDPQAMFRRTHPEDLPRVETAIQTSQQTLTPWNVEFRVTADNRNYRWVEGTSVPETQPDGSTLWHGFLGDIDQRKRAELALQSSEARLRGLFELSPIGIALNDFETGHFIELNDALLAPTGYTHEEFLQLSYWEVTPIEYEPQEQEALENLRTKGRYGPFEKEYIRRDGSRYPVLLQGILIEGDDGRPMIWSLIEDITERKHVDNMKNQFIATVNHELRTPLTSLLGSLKLVTGGAAGNLPAKAASLLTTAQRNGERLADLINDLLDMEKLVSGRLRFTNRDESLDAIVQESIEANRDLGSDRCITIDYSPCRFDFMVKVDRGRLIQALSNLLSNAIKFSPDNTAVEVTCTCDNQIIAIHVRDQGPGIPKEFESKLFDRFAQAEAGNRKRPGTGLGLAITKELLEQMNGSIHYHSHDSGGTTFTVALPHDDPEHQQLSHP; the protein is encoded by the coding sequence TTGAAGGCACCGTCGGAACCCACAAACGAAACGCAACGACAGCGTGCGCTTGAGCAGACGGGGCTTCTGGATTCCCCAGAAGACGGTCGTCTTGATCGACTCACCCAGATTGCAAGTTTCAGTCTGGATGTTCCCATTGCCCTGGTAACGCTCATCGACGGTGACAGGCAGTGGTTCAAATCTTGCCAGGGACTGGGTGTAACCGAAACCGGCCGCGATATTTCGTTCTGCGGCCACGTGGTGTCAATTGATGCAGCACTGGTGGTGCCGGACGCACTGCAGGATGAACGCTTCGCCGATAACCCTCTGGTAACGGGCCCTCCCCACATACGCTTATACGCAGGCATGCCCCTGCATGATGAAAGCGGTTATCCCCTTGGCAGTCTCTGTGTGATAGACACAAAACCCAGAGAGCTCGATGAGTCCCAACTGACCTGCCTCCAGGGGCTGGCTGAACTCGCCGAAATGGCCATACAGCGCGACCAGCACGTTGCCCGCCTCAAAACCCAGGACGAAGTGGAACAACTGCTGCAACAGATTCCCGGTACTGCCTACCAATTCCGGCTCTGGCCAGATGGGACAATGGCGTTTCCTTTCATCTCCAGAGGAGTGGAAAAACTTTATGGCATTACCCCTGCCGAGGGCATGTTGGATCCACAGGCCATGTTCCGGCGTACCCACCCGGAAGACCTACCGCGGGTGGAAACCGCCATCCAGACATCCCAGCAGACGCTGACGCCTTGGAACGTGGAGTTCCGGGTCACCGCCGACAACCGAAACTATCGCTGGGTCGAAGGAACATCCGTCCCGGAGACACAGCCCGATGGCAGCACCCTCTGGCATGGCTTCCTCGGTGATATTGACCAGCGCAAACGAGCCGAACTGGCCCTCCAATCAAGCGAAGCCCGCCTGCGCGGACTTTTTGAGCTATCACCCATCGGTATCGCCCTGAATGATTTCGAAACCGGGCATTTCATTGAACTGAATGATGCACTCCTGGCCCCTACCGGCTACACCCACGAGGAATTTTTGCAGCTGTCCTATTGGGAAGTCACCCCAATTGAGTATGAACCACAGGAGCAGGAAGCACTGGAAAACCTGCGTACCAAAGGGCGTTATGGCCCCTTCGAGAAGGAATACATCCGCAGGGATGGGTCCCGTTACCCAGTGCTGCTGCAGGGCATACTGATTGAGGGTGATGACGGGCGCCCCATGATCTGGTCACTGATCGAAGACATCACGGAGCGAAAACACGTCGACAACATGAAAAATCAGTTCATCGCAACCGTCAACCATGAACTGAGAACCCCCCTGACCTCTCTGCTTGGCTCGCTCAAGCTCGTCACTGGCGGCGCCGCTGGCAACCTGCCCGCAAAGGCTGCCAGTCTGCTGACCACCGCCCAGCGCAATGGCGAGCGTCTGGCTGACCTGATCAACGACCTTTTGGACATGGAAAAGCTCGTTTCAGGCAGACTCAGATTCACCAATCGAGATGAGTCACTGGATGCCATTGTTCAGGAAAGTATTGAAGCAAACCGGGATCTCGGATCAGACCGCTGTATCACGATCGATTACAGCCCCTGCCGCTTTGACTTCATGGTGAAAGTGGACCGCGGTCGCCTGATCCAGGCTCTTTCCAACCTGCTATCCAATGCCATCAAGTTCTCGCCCGACAACACTGCAGTCGAGGTCACCTGCACCTGTGACAACCAGATCATTGCCATCCATGTGCGGGATCAGGGTCCGGGCATCCCTAAAGAATTCGAAAGCAAACTGTTTGACCGCTTCGCCCAGGCGGAAGCCGGCAATCGCAAACGACCCGGTACCGGTCTCGGCCTCGCCATAACCAAGGAGCTGCTGGAGCAGATGAACGGCTCGATTCACTACCATTCACATGACAGCGGTGGAACCACTTTCACTGTTGCTCTGCCCCATGACGATCCTGAACATCAGCAGCTATCCCATCCATGA
- a CDS encoding ATP-binding protein gives MNSLRNRVIAIVMLASLLTVMAIATSAYQSLRQDQRELIIQQQRLETESLTQQVSQNIQQRIMVLSAARPLLTSGDQLLPASELGERIRDKGFLQRTFPDGILVFDAQGTAIAESTFVPERIGTNYADRPHFQRLHQSEEPVISAPIIGRTTDAPLLSFLVPIHHNETFIGSLGGIIKLGDESILPERDQATDARDGTLSFIIDAQNQLFIESPVSEADSELQALPSPGQDALVDAALDDTDTSGIIDYKRERYLLITDSVEPLNWVFVRAIPYSLAMAPLRASFNQFLMISALVTVVLLLFAWLAAHSLTRPLTRATQRIHAMADQPENSEKLPEKGPREIRELSNAFNRLSSERKHLDGLKNDFISSVSHELRTPLTSISGSLKMMVSGVAGKLPEKAQSMAELALRNSNQLNTLIRDLLDFNKLLAGKREFELSKCCVDEVIEEARQGNQTMASMYQVQLRSSGQSNLSVHADPSALRQILDNLISNAIKYSPSQGEVWIEAERAQDGRTAITVSDQGEGVPDSFRDRIFQRFAQAEQGTTRATSGTGLGLAISRELVHGMQGEIGFYNDNGARFWVTLSSAGVTGN, from the coding sequence ATGAACTCACTCCGCAATCGAGTCATCGCCATCGTGATGCTGGCCAGCCTGCTCACGGTTATGGCCATAGCAACCAGCGCTTACCAGTCTCTGCGCCAAGACCAGCGAGAGCTCATCATCCAACAGCAGCGACTCGAGACGGAAAGTCTGACGCAACAGGTGAGCCAGAACATACAGCAGCGGATCATGGTCCTTTCGGCGGCTCGGCCCCTGTTGACCAGCGGCGATCAGTTGCTGCCCGCAAGTGAACTCGGTGAACGCATCAGGGACAAGGGATTCCTGCAGCGCACCTTCCCTGACGGAATACTGGTTTTTGACGCGCAGGGTACCGCGATTGCTGAAAGCACCTTCGTACCGGAGCGTATCGGGACCAACTACGCCGACCGCCCTCACTTCCAGCGCCTGCATCAATCCGAGGAACCGGTCATTTCGGCGCCAATCATTGGCAGAACAACAGACGCCCCCCTGCTCTCTTTTCTTGTACCCATTCACCACAACGAGACCTTCATTGGCAGCCTGGGCGGCATCATCAAACTGGGAGACGAATCCATACTTCCTGAAAGGGATCAGGCTACGGACGCCCGTGACGGAACGCTCTCGTTCATTATTGACGCACAGAACCAGCTTTTTATTGAATCACCCGTCTCAGAGGCGGACAGTGAACTTCAGGCGCTGCCGTCTCCGGGACAGGACGCGCTGGTGGACGCCGCGCTGGACGATACAGACACTTCAGGCATCATCGACTATAAGAGAGAACGATATCTTCTGATCACCGACTCTGTTGAACCGCTCAACTGGGTGTTTGTCAGAGCCATCCCTTACAGTCTTGCCATGGCACCGCTGAGAGCCTCATTCAATCAGTTTCTGATGATCAGTGCCTTAGTCACCGTGGTGCTGTTGCTGTTCGCATGGCTTGCCGCGCACTCACTGACACGCCCGCTTACCCGTGCCACCCAACGCATCCATGCCATGGCGGACCAGCCTGAAAACAGCGAAAAGCTCCCGGAAAAAGGCCCTCGTGAAATTCGTGAACTGTCCAACGCGTTCAATCGGCTTTCGAGCGAACGTAAGCATCTCGACGGGCTCAAGAACGACTTCATCTCCAGCGTCAGCCACGAACTTCGCACACCGCTGACTTCCATCTCCGGAAGCCTGAAAATGATGGTCTCCGGAGTTGCCGGCAAGCTTCCAGAGAAGGCCCAGTCAATGGCGGAACTGGCCCTGCGCAACAGCAATCAGCTGAACACCCTGATACGGGACCTGCTGGATTTCAACAAACTGCTTGCCGGTAAACGGGAATTCGAGCTCAGCAAATGCTGCGTTGATGAAGTCATTGAGGAAGCCCGGCAGGGAAACCAGACCATGGCCAGCATGTATCAGGTTCAGCTGCGCAGCAGCGGTCAGTCAAACCTGTCGGTCCATGCCGATCCTAGCGCGCTACGCCAGATTCTGGACAATCTGATCAGCAATGCCATCAAGTACTCACCATCTCAAGGCGAAGTGTGGATTGAGGCGGAACGGGCACAGGACGGGCGTACTGCCATAACGGTAAGCGACCAGGGGGAAGGTGTTCCGGATTCGTTCAGGGATCGCATTTTTCAGCGGTTTGCTCAGGCGGAGCAAGGTACTACGCGGGCAACGAGCGGTACAGGCCTGGGGCTCGCCATCAGCCGGGAACTCGTCCATGGCATGCAGGGTGAGATTGGCTTCTACAACGACAATGGTGCTCGTTTCTGGGTCACATTGTCCTCAGCCGGTGTAACCGGCAACTAA
- a CDS encoding IS66 family insertion sequence element accessory protein TnpB, giving the protein MTSAELHHYWRQTLDAWTASGLSGAAFCKQHSLTYHQFVYWRRKLRGPGESPSRAGFARVAPVAHDDAADGLTVSLPGGVSITGLHAGNIELLGAVLRQL; this is encoded by the coding sequence ATGACCAGCGCCGAGCTGCATCATTACTGGCGACAGACGCTGGATGCGTGGACGGCCTCCGGGTTGTCCGGCGCGGCGTTCTGCAAGCAACACTCACTCACCTACCACCAGTTTGTCTACTGGCGGCGAAAGCTCCGTGGCCCGGGCGAGTCGCCTTCGCGGGCCGGCTTTGCCAGGGTGGCGCCGGTGGCACACGATGACGCCGCGGATGGGCTGACCGTCTCGTTGCCCGGCGGTGTGTCGATCACCGGCCTGCACGCGGGCAACATCGAGTTGCTGGGCGCGGTGCTGAGGCAGTTGTGA
- the tnpB gene encoding IS66 family insertion sequence element accessory protein TnpB (TnpB, as the term is used for proteins encoded by IS66 family insertion elements, is considered an accessory protein, since TnpC, encoded by a neighboring gene, is a DDE family transposase.): protein MRNRSLRPSRQLPEIYLYRAPVDFRKQAHGLALIVEQELGHSPFTGALYAFTNRQRNKIKCLMWEDNGFVLYYKALAEERFKWPAPGDELMSLSGEQINWLLDGYDITLLRGHKKLHYEALG, encoded by the coding sequence ATGCGCAACCGGTCTCTGCGCCCGTCCCGGCAGTTGCCGGAGATTTACCTGTACCGGGCCCCGGTGGATTTCCGCAAACAGGCCCATGGTCTCGCGCTGATCGTCGAGCAGGAGCTCGGGCACAGCCCCTTCACCGGGGCGCTGTACGCCTTCACCAACCGCCAGCGCAACAAGATCAAGTGTCTGATGTGGGAAGACAACGGCTTCGTGCTCTACTACAAGGCCCTGGCCGAGGAGCGGTTCAAGTGGCCGGCCCCGGGCGATGAGTTGATGAGCCTGAGCGGGGAGCAGATCAACTGGCTGCTCGACGGCTACGACATCACGCTGCTGCGGGGGCACAAAAAGCTGCATTACGAGGCGCTTGGGTAG